The segment GAAGCCTGTCGACGAGACGCGCGGCGTGTTGCTCGATTGTCTGCACTTGCACCCTGCGCATCGCGGGCAGGGTACCGGCAGGCGCATGATCGAGGAGGTACGCGTCTGGGCGAGCGGGCTGCCCGCAAGTCGTCTCCATCTTCTCGTGCTCGAGGACAACGCGCGTGCAATACGTTTTTACGAACGTAATGGTTGGCAACTGCTCGGCACGGAATCGTGCTACCTCGGCAAGACGCTGGTGGCGGATCGGGTCTACACGCTACCGGTTTGACAGCGCCGACTGCTGTTGCCGTCACGCAAGTCACGCAAGCGTATCGCTGCCGGCCACGAGGCGAATCCGCGTGATCTCCGATGGCGCGCCGAGCCGTTTCGGTGGCCCCCAGTAGCCGGTACCGCGGCTCGTGTAGACCCATAGATCGTCGATGCGAGCGAGCCCGGCCGTAAACGGCTGCTGCAATCGCACGAAAAAATTCCAAGGGAAGAACTGGCCGCCGTGCGTATGGCCGGAAAGCTGCAGCGTATAGCCGGCCTCGGCCGCGGCA is part of the Trinickia caryophylli genome and harbors:
- a CDS encoding GNAT family N-acetyltransferase; translation: MLESQRVELRPATAADAPIIAGLHTLGWQTAYRHILPDDYLFNDVPAEHRLRWSAYFARDAREWGFVKLAEQDGVPVGFVSAEKPVDETRGVLLDCLHLHPAHRGQGTGRRMIEEVRVWASGLPASRLHLLVLEDNARAIRFYERNGWQLLGTESCYLGKTLVADRVYTLPV